A single window of Desulfonatronovibrio hydrogenovorans DSM 9292 DNA harbors:
- a CDS encoding AMP-binding protein has protein sequence MEIQKTIPEIFQKTVDNYPERPALGYVDDEPITYAQLKDRVMGLCAILEEAGIKKGDRIAILSENCPHWGLAFLAVTSMGAVAVPILTQFHSSAVVHILKHSEARMVFVSKGLFHKIEDADLFESDILFVDDFTHPEADLGGKKRIKNALSTGRKGFDRLKQAAYKYAGWDSLGSVAPDDLATIVYTSGTTGHSKGVMLTHKSLVYDAEMAGKLVDADSSDRFLSILPLAHTYECSLGLLAPVLVGASVYYLQEAPTPRILLPAMGKVRPTIMLMVPLVIEKIFKTKILPQLNKNRLMRGLYGFSAVRKKLHKLAGKKLLESFGGEIKALCIGGAALAPEAERFLRDARVPYSVGYGLTETAPLVAGSRPAETRYTSTGPGLNGLELRIDNPDPETGIGEILVRGPNVMQGYYKAPEITREVMADDGWLKTGDLGKLDRDGYLYIKGRLKNVILGPSGENIYPEEVEAVINQFDHILESLVYSQNNKLVARVHLNYEKLDEEFGLSSIPESQVLSRVKKLLDDLKVQVNSQVSDFSRLSRIIEQTEPFEKTPTQKIKRYLYVESE, from the coding sequence TTGGAAATTCAAAAGACCATCCCTGAAATATTCCAGAAAACCGTGGACAACTACCCGGAAAGGCCGGCCCTGGGGTATGTTGATGATGAACCAATCACCTATGCCCAGCTCAAGGACAGGGTTATGGGGCTGTGTGCCATTCTGGAGGAAGCGGGCATAAAAAAAGGGGACAGGATTGCCATCTTGAGTGAGAATTGTCCTCACTGGGGGCTTGCCTTTCTGGCCGTGACCAGCATGGGTGCTGTTGCTGTTCCTATTCTGACCCAGTTTCATTCCAGTGCTGTGGTGCATATTTTAAAGCATTCAGAGGCCAGGATGGTCTTTGTGTCCAAGGGCCTTTTCCATAAAATAGAAGATGCAGATCTTTTTGAGTCAGATATCCTTTTTGTGGATGATTTTACCCATCCTGAAGCTGATTTAGGGGGCAAGAAAAGGATAAAGAACGCCCTCAGCACAGGGCGTAAGGGTTTTGACAGGCTGAAGCAGGCCGCCTACAAATATGCGGGCTGGGACAGCCTGGGCAGTGTAGCACCGGATGATCTGGCAACTATAGTTTATACCTCCGGGACCACCGGCCATTCCAAAGGAGTGATGCTGACCCACAAAAGCCTGGTCTATGATGCTGAAATGGCAGGAAAGCTGGTTGATGCTGACTCATCGGACCGTTTTCTGTCCATCCTGCCCCTGGCCCATACCTATGAATGCTCCCTGGGCCTGCTGGCCCCGGTCCTGGTAGGGGCTTCTGTGTATTATCTCCAGGAAGCTCCGACTCCCAGAATACTTCTGCCGGCCATGGGCAAAGTCAGGCCGACCATCATGCTCATGGTCCCCCTGGTCATAGAAAAAATATTCAAGACTAAGATCCTGCCTCAGCTGAATAAAAATAGGTTGATGAGGGGGCTTTACGGTTTTTCAGCTGTGCGTAAAAAGCTGCATAAGCTGGCAGGAAAAAAGCTGCTGGAGTCCTTTGGCGGAGAGATCAAGGCCCTGTGCATCGGGGGAGCTGCCCTTGCTCCTGAGGCTGAACGTTTTCTGAGGGATGCCCGGGTCCCGTATTCAGTCGGTTATGGGCTGACCGAGACTGCCCCCCTGGTGGCCGGGTCCAGGCCAGCAGAAACAAGATACACTTCCACCGGGCCGGGTCTGAACGGGCTGGAACTTAGAATCGACAATCCTGATCCGGAAACCGGAATAGGGGAAATTCTGGTCAGAGGACCCAATGTCATGCAGGGGTATTACAAGGCTCCTGAAATCACCAGGGAAGTTATGGCTGATGACGGCTGGCTGAAAACCGGGGATCTGGGTAAGCTGGACAGGGACGGATATCTGTATATCAAGGGCAGGCTGAAGAATGTGATTCTGGGGCCCAGCGGAGAAAACATCTACCCCGAGGAAGTGGAGGCGGTTATCAACCAGTTCGATCATATCCTGGAGTCACTGGTTTATTCCCAGAACAATAAACTGGTGGCCAGGGTTCATCTTAATTATGAAAAGCTGGATGAAGAATTCGGTTTGAGCAGCATCCCTGAATCCCAGGTCCTTTCCAGGGTTAAAAAGCTTTTGGACGACCTTAAGGTCCAGGTCAACTCCCAGGTCTCTGATTTTTCCAGGCTGAGCAGGATAATCGAGCAGACAGAACCTTTTGAAAAGACCCCCACTCAAAAAATAAAAAGATATCTTTATGTTGAGAGCGAATGA
- the rsmH gene encoding 16S rRNA (cytosine(1402)-N(4))-methyltransferase RsmH has translation MLHQSVMSGEVLEYLKPVKGGRYLDGTLGLGGHTLKILEACQGECRVMGIDLDQDALDLSRQRLAEFGDRVLFFHDAYQNFDSHLLDLGWPGLDGAVLDLGVSSLQLDSPEKGFSFISDGPLDMRMGRAAGLAPASVLLERVSLYDLKKIIAQFGEEPLAGRIARAIIQARDKKKIQTTLELASIVEAAYPAKRRAMARNHPATRTFQALRIAVNRELDNLEEFLRKILIYLNPGARLVIISFHSLEDRVVKHFFKKEAQGCLCPPMYPVCRCNHEKRLTILTKKPLVAREQEVRENPRSRSAKLRAAERFSDPDS, from the coding sequence ATGCTGCATCAATCCGTCATGTCCGGCGAAGTCCTTGAGTATCTCAAGCCGGTTAAAGGGGGGAGATATCTTGACGGAACCCTGGGTCTTGGAGGTCATACCCTGAAGATTCTTGAGGCCTGCCAGGGAGAGTGCCGGGTTATGGGTATTGACCTGGACCAGGATGCCCTGGATTTGTCCAGGCAAAGACTGGCCGAGTTTGGTGACCGGGTTTTATTTTTTCATGATGCTTATCAGAATTTTGATTCGCATCTTCTTGATCTTGGGTGGCCGGGCCTGGACGGGGCAGTTCTGGATCTTGGAGTGTCTTCTTTGCAGCTGGACAGTCCTGAAAAGGGGTTCAGCTTCATCAGCGACGGACCCCTGGACATGCGCATGGGCAGGGCAGCCGGGCTGGCTCCGGCCTCAGTCCTGCTGGAAAGGGTTTCACTATATGATCTGAAAAAGATTATTGCTCAGTTCGGAGAAGAGCCTCTGGCCGGAAGGATAGCCCGGGCAATCATCCAGGCCAGGGACAAGAAAAAGATCCAGACCACCCTGGAACTGGCCTCCATAGTCGAGGCTGCGTACCCGGCCAAAAGAAGGGCCATGGCCAGAAATCATCCGGCCACCAGAACTTTTCAGGCCCTGCGGATCGCAGTGAACAGGGAGCTGGACAATCTTGAAGAATTTCTGAGGAAAATTCTGATTTACCTCAATCCTGGAGCCAGGCTGGTGATAATTTCATTTCATTCACTGGAGGACAGGGTTGTTAAGCACTTCTTTAAAAAGGAGGCCCAGGGCTGCCTGTGTCCGCCGATGTATCCGGTCTGTAGATGCAACCATGAAAAGAGGCTGACCATTCTGACCAAGAAACCCCTTGTGGCCCGGGAGCAGGAAGTCAGGGAAAATCCCAGAAGCCGGAGTGCCAAGTTAAGGGCAGCGGAAAGGTTTTCTGATCCGGATTCCTGA
- the queD gene encoding 6-carboxytetrahydropterin synthase QueD yields the protein MERTVYSLRVSSDFSSSHQLRNYQGRCENLHGHNFQVEVEISGANTDPETGMLMDFKELKEKLAQVLDKLDHRHLNELEYFKEVNPSSENIARFIYQDLKGLLTTREVRLEWVMVAEKDSSRAFYREVHPAYNPGRTS from the coding sequence ATGGAAAGAACGGTTTACAGTCTACGGGTCAGCTCGGATTTCAGCTCATCTCACCAGTTGAGAAACTATCAGGGGAGATGTGAGAACCTGCATGGCCATAACTTCCAGGTGGAGGTGGAGATCAGCGGGGCAAACACTGACCCGGAAACAGGAATGCTCATGGATTTCAAGGAACTGAAAGAAAAGCTGGCCCAGGTGCTGGATAAACTGGACCACAGGCATCTGAATGAACTGGAATATTTCAAAGAAGTCAATCCGTCGTCTGAAAACATAGCCAGGTTCATTTACCAGGATTTGAAAGGACTTCTGACCACCCGGGAGGTCAGGCTGGAGTGGGTCATGGTAGCGGAAAAGGATTCTTCAAGGGCCTTTTACAGGGAAGTTCATCCGGCTTATAATCCGGGCAGGACAAGCTGA
- the dnaE gene encoding DNA polymerase III subunit alpha produces the protein MSNFTHLHCHTEYSLLDGAIRIDDLCSRAVDLGMPAAAITDHGNLFGALTFYLTAKKYGIKPIIGCEVYVAHRKHTDRDQLRYHLVLLAMDNGGYQNLVKIVTKGWLQGFYYKPRVDKQILREHSQGLIALSACLQGEVQHVMRRKGFEQAEICAREYADIFPGRFYLELEANGIREQEEVNEKLIEMSAKTRLPLVATNDCHYLSAQDVEAHDTLLCIQTNSRIDDDSRMRFDTSELYYKSLEEMEKEFGHCPAALESVHEIISRCDLQLEIGRHHFPKYEPSRAGTLDEEFITLAREGLEQRIKSLPYEVEKEVYYQRLEEETGIICDKGYPGYFLIVQDFINWAKAQDIPVGPGRGSAAGSLAAYALGITDLDPIRYTLLFERFLNVERASMPDIDVDFCYDQREKVIRYVSEKYGQDSVAQITTFGTMKAKAVIRDVGRAMGISLAQVDKIAKLIPDELKMTIDKALEREPDLAKAMDEDERIAKLIDIGRRLEGLVRHASTHAAGIVISDKAMDEYLPLYKGKKGEVVTQYDMKRVEKVGLIKFDFLGLKTLTVISDTLGLIKISNKPVPDMNTLALDDSRTYDLLGQGLTDGVFQLESSGMRNVLTDLKPTCFEDIIALLALYRPGPLESGMVSDFIKRKHGRVPVEYPHPDLEPILKETYGVILYQEQVMKIAQVLAGYSLGDGDMLRRAMGKKEAAVMAQQRSKFLQGAKKNGVPQDSAEYIFDLMEKFAGYGFNKSHSAAYALISYQTAYLKAHYPHEFMAALITSEVNNTDKVIAHVNACRDLDIEILPPCINSSLSQFSVEQDRIRFGLNGIKNVGKGAIESITRERDKNGPYKNLLDFCDRVNMRKVTKRVVEMLIKSGAMDCLGCSRKGLLEGMELVVARSQRSAKQKSLGRPSLLSLVSKDTSIITGLGINCPENTLPEYLEDEKLKLEKESLGFYLSGHPLLPFKKDIKRMNLKSIQECCELSPSTEIELPVVIVGKKEITSKKGDRMAFCQIEDLTGSAEVTFFGDVYAKCRTMVDSDEPLVVKARISNYQGGMQAESNDDGETPKKVKFTALEVCPLQEVIASGSEPVMVDLFVDGDCQELEALQSLQGVLDKHPGKVPVQMNLMINKEIQCRLQLGPRFRITPCQQFWQDLSGAGFRQTG, from the coding sequence ATGTCTAATTTCACTCATCTGCACTGCCATACTGAATACAGCCTGCTGGATGGAGCCATAAGGATTGACGACCTCTGCTCCAGGGCCGTGGACCTGGGCATGCCTGCAGCAGCCATTACTGATCACGGCAATCTGTTCGGAGCCCTGACCTTTTATCTGACTGCAAAGAAATACGGCATAAAGCCCATTATTGGCTGTGAAGTATATGTGGCCCACCGGAAGCACACAGACCGCGACCAGCTCAGGTACCACCTGGTCCTTTTGGCCATGGACAATGGCGGTTACCAGAACCTGGTCAAGATAGTGACCAAGGGCTGGCTGCAGGGTTTTTATTACAAGCCCCGGGTGGACAAACAGATTCTCAGGGAGCATTCCCAGGGGCTTATAGCCCTGTCCGCCTGCCTGCAGGGTGAAGTGCAGCATGTGATGCGCAGAAAGGGTTTTGAGCAGGCAGAGATATGTGCCAGGGAGTATGCGGATATCTTTCCGGGCAGATTTTATCTTGAGCTGGAGGCCAATGGAATCAGGGAACAGGAAGAGGTCAATGAAAAGCTGATTGAGATGTCTGCAAAGACCAGGCTGCCCCTGGTGGCGACCAATGACTGCCATTACCTGAGTGCCCAGGATGTGGAGGCCCATGATACCCTGTTGTGCATTCAGACCAATTCCAGGATCGATGATGATTCCAGGATGCGCTTTGATACCAGTGAGCTTTACTATAAGTCTCTGGAAGAGATGGAAAAGGAGTTCGGCCATTGTCCTGCGGCCCTGGAAAGCGTTCATGAAATCATCAGCAGGTGTGATCTCCAGCTTGAAATCGGCAGGCATCATTTTCCAAAGTATGAACCCTCCAGGGCCGGGACCCTGGATGAGGAATTCATTACCCTGGCCAGGGAAGGACTTGAACAGAGGATAAAGAGCCTTCCTTATGAGGTTGAAAAGGAGGTCTATTATCAGAGACTGGAGGAGGAAACCGGGATCATCTGTGACAAGGGTTATCCGGGTTATTTTCTGATTGTTCAGGATTTTATCAACTGGGCCAAGGCTCAGGATATCCCGGTCGGACCGGGCAGGGGATCAGCGGCCGGGAGCCTGGCTGCCTATGCCCTGGGGATAACCGATCTTGATCCCATCAGGTATACTTTGCTCTTTGAAAGGTTTCTCAATGTTGAACGGGCCAGCATGCCGGATATTGACGTGGACTTCTGCTATGATCAGAGGGAAAAAGTCATCCGGTATGTATCGGAAAAATACGGTCAGGACAGCGTAGCCCAGATAACCACTTTCGGGACCATGAAGGCCAAGGCCGTGATCAGGGATGTGGGCCGGGCCATGGGGATCAGTCTGGCCCAGGTGGACAAGATCGCCAAGCTCATTCCGGATGAACTGAAGATGACCATTGACAAGGCCCTGGAGAGAGAACCGGATCTGGCCAAGGCCATGGATGAGGATGAGCGCATCGCCAAACTCATAGATATCGGCCGCAGGCTTGAAGGGCTGGTCAGACACGCCTCAACTCATGCTGCCGGGATTGTTATTTCTGATAAGGCAATGGATGAATATCTCCCTCTCTATAAGGGGAAAAAGGGAGAGGTTGTCACCCAGTATGACATGAAACGGGTGGAAAAGGTCGGGCTGATCAAGTTTGATTTTCTGGGTCTCAAGACCCTGACGGTGATCAGTGATACCCTGGGGCTCATCAAGATCAGCAACAAGCCGGTTCCGGACATGAACACCCTTGCCCTGGACGACTCCCGGACCTATGACCTGCTGGGCCAGGGTCTGACCGACGGGGTATTCCAGCTGGAAAGCTCGGGCATGCGTAATGTGCTTACTGATCTGAAGCCGACCTGTTTTGAGGATATCATAGCCCTGCTGGCCCTTTACCGGCCCGGACCCCTGGAGAGCGGGATGGTCAGCGACTTTATCAAGCGGAAACACGGCCGGGTTCCGGTGGAGTATCCTCATCCGGACCTGGAGCCCATCCTCAAGGAGACTTACGGAGTTATCCTGTACCAGGAACAGGTCATGAAGATTGCCCAGGTCCTGGCCGGATACTCCCTGGGAGATGGAGATATGCTTCGCCGGGCCATGGGTAAGAAAGAAGCCGCAGTCATGGCCCAGCAGAGAAGCAAGTTTCTACAGGGAGCAAAGAAGAATGGCGTTCCTCAGGATAGTGCAGAATACATCTTTGACCTGATGGAAAAGTTTGCCGGTTACGGTTTCAACAAATCCCACAGCGCAGCTTATGCCCTCATCTCCTACCAGACAGCCTATCTTAAGGCCCACTATCCCCATGAGTTCATGGCTGCTTTGATCACCTCGGAAGTTAACAATACAGACAAGGTCATTGCTCATGTCAATGCCTGCAGGGATCTGGACATTGAGATCCTCCCGCCATGCATCAACTCCAGTTTGTCCCAGTTCAGCGTGGAACAGGACAGGATCAGGTTCGGCCTTAACGGGATAAAGAATGTTGGCAAGGGGGCCATTGAAAGCATAACCAGAGAACGTGACAAAAACGGTCCCTATAAAAATCTGCTGGACTTCTGCGACCGGGTGAACATGCGCAAAGTGACCAAAAGAGTGGTTGAAATGCTTATTAAGAGCGGGGCCATGGACTGCCTTGGCTGTTCAAGAAAGGGGCTTTTGGAGGGTATGGAACTGGTGGTGGCCAGGTCCCAGCGTAGTGCAAAGCAGAAGAGTCTGGGCCGTCCCTCCCTGCTCAGTCTGGTGAGCAAAGATACTTCGATCATAACCGGATTGGGTATTAATTGTCCTGAAAACACACTGCCTGAGTACCTTGAAGATGAAAAACTCAAGCTGGAAAAGGAATCCCTGGGTTTTTACCTGAGCGGCCACCCCTTGCTTCCCTTTAAAAAGGACATCAAGCGGATGAACCTGAAGAGTATTCAGGAATGCTGCGAGTTGAGTCCCAGCACAGAGATAGAACTGCCAGTGGTGATAGTGGGAAAAAAGGAGATCACCAGCAAAAAAGGCGACAGAATGGCATTTTGCCAGATCGAGGATTTGACCGGATCAGCAGAGGTCACTTTTTTTGGTGATGTTTACGCCAAGTGCAGGACCATGGTTGACAGTGATGAACCCCTGGTGGTCAAGGCCAGGATCAGCAATTACCAGGGAGGGATGCAGGCTGAGAGCAATGATGATGGTGAAACACCGAAAAAGGTGAAATTTACCGCCCTGGAAGTATGTCCTCTTCAGGAAGTGATTGCCTCAGGTTCAGAACCGGTGATGGTCGATCTGTTTGTGGATGGGGACTGCCAGGAGCTGGAGGCTCTGCAGTCTCTGCAGGGGGTGCTGGATAAACACCCGGGCAAGGTGCCTGTGCAGATGAACCTGATGATAAATAAAGAAATCCAGTGCAGACTTCAGCTTGGTCCCAGGTTCAGGATCACTCCCTGCCAGCAGTTCTGGCAGGATCTTTCCGGAGCAGGGTTCAGGCAGACAGGCTAA
- the pyk gene encoding pyruvate kinase — protein sequence MHTKIIATIGPACSEQKMILKLVRAGVRIFRLNFSHGTARDFLDIISMIRKVEKEAKTSLTILQDLSGPKIRTGDLKISPLSVNAGDELFMGPSEFMDDHPLYIPFNHDRIMSDLKTGDVVRVSDGGLKFQVASRGSGKVRLTALNTGIITSRKGVSFPGIHTSISALTDKDRKDLKDGLEMGIDAVALSFVQGPEDIAEAKDIIEESGSWIPVVAKLEREIALKRLEEIIDISDAIMVARGDLGLECPLPSLPTLQKRIISACNEAAKPVIVATQMLLSMVSNPMPTRAETTDVANAVLDGADCLMLSEETAIGQYPVECVGYMAEIAEQAEDLFFEKGISPVEPKKKGGESFLAFAACLMAQKVDAKALVAHTDSGFTARLISSCRPRQPIYGLSPQSNMQKYMNFSWGVISVDIPEQPRDHLQRTEMFAEHSDFFLPGDKLVITAGHPKSGQERSLTNLLKIYRK from the coding sequence ATGCATACCAAGATAATAGCCACCATAGGCCCGGCCTGCAGTGAGCAGAAAATGATCCTGAAACTCGTCCGGGCCGGAGTCCGGATATTCAGGCTGAACTTTTCCCACGGCACTGCCAGAGACTTTTTGGATATAATCAGCATGATCCGGAAAGTGGAAAAGGAGGCCAAGACAAGCCTGACCATTCTCCAGGATCTTTCCGGACCCAAGATCAGAACCGGAGACCTGAAAATCTCTCCTTTGTCGGTCAACGCAGGAGATGAACTCTTCATGGGTCCTTCGGAATTCATGGATGACCATCCCCTGTACATCCCCTTCAATCATGACCGGATCATGTCTGACCTTAAAACCGGGGATGTGGTAAGGGTCAGTGACGGCGGGCTGAAATTTCAGGTTGCTTCCAGGGGCAGCGGGAAAGTCCGGCTCACAGCCCTGAACACAGGGATCATAACCTCCCGCAAAGGCGTTTCCTTTCCAGGAATACACACCTCCATCTCGGCACTGACCGATAAAGACAGGAAAGACTTGAAGGACGGTCTGGAGATGGGCATAGACGCTGTTGCTCTGTCTTTTGTTCAGGGTCCTGAAGATATTGCCGAGGCCAAGGATATCATTGAGGAATCAGGAAGCTGGATTCCGGTTGTGGCTAAGCTAGAGCGGGAAATCGCCCTTAAAAGACTGGAGGAGATCATAGACATTTCCGATGCCATAATGGTGGCCAGGGGCGACCTGGGCCTGGAATGTCCCCTTCCTTCTCTGCCCACCCTTCAGAAAAGAATAATCTCTGCCTGCAATGAGGCTGCCAAACCAGTCATAGTAGCCACCCAGATGCTGCTGTCCATGGTCAGCAATCCCATGCCCACCAGGGCTGAGACCACTGATGTGGCCAACGCTGTACTGGACGGGGCTGACTGTCTCATGCTTTCAGAAGAAACCGCCATAGGCCAGTACCCGGTGGAATGCGTCGGATATATGGCTGAAATTGCAGAACAGGCCGAAGACTTGTTTTTTGAAAAAGGTATCAGCCCGGTTGAGCCGAAGAAAAAAGGAGGAGAGAGCTTTCTTGCTTTTGCAGCCTGCCTGATGGCCCAGAAGGTCGATGCCAAGGCCCTTGTGGCCCATACTGACTCGGGCTTTACAGCCAGACTCATCAGCTCCTGCAGACCCCGTCAGCCCATCTACGGACTCAGCCCCCAAAGCAATATGCAGAAATACATGAATTTCTCATGGGGGGTCATATCAGTGGACATTCCAGAACAGCCCCGTGACCACCTTCAGCGCACTGAGATGTTTGCTGAACACTCTGATTTTTTTCTTCCAGGGGACAAGTTGGTCATTACAGCCGGACATCCCAAATCAGGACAGGAAAGATCCCTTACTAACCTGTTAAAAATTTACAGAAAATAG
- a CDS encoding HD-GYP domain-containing protein, translating into MTQKSIDPENLNEEFYQVSSEILASFPKFRLPLNLYQFKEDIAQLIPYYFADTRLNQDMQKEIARLSREGQLFVARSDHKIYAKHISKQLDLVLVDKKLTTGEIVYIFRHALTERIKEFYEQPVKPALEKLNSDILVLTEYLWQDNHRINSLLGLLHEEYSMVNLSYNSGILGLAIFIDAQSGGLKRKTLDQLGLGLFTHVLGLTRVPAFILEKKTNLSRDEQSKLTNYPMAGAGIMRKLDVLEETVLNCHLDHKELMNGSGIPRGLKGTEISLAGKITSTVHAYSELTLLRNSQAIPGEKALEYLIQSSTKYDPKMTRRLNKIILNLLVKQKMKKSTPQANHAPGTA; encoded by the coding sequence ATGACTCAAAAAAGTATTGATCCGGAAAATTTGAATGAAGAATTTTACCAGGTATCCTCGGAGATCCTGGCCAGTTTTCCCAAATTCAGGCTGCCTCTGAACCTTTACCAGTTCAAAGAGGACATCGCCCAGCTGATCCCTTACTACTTTGCCGACACCAGACTGAATCAGGACATGCAAAAAGAAATAGCCCGGCTGAGTAGAGAGGGACAGCTCTTTGTAGCCAGGTCAGATCACAAGATTTATGCAAAACATATCAGTAAGCAGCTTGACCTGGTCCTGGTGGACAAAAAGCTGACCACCGGTGAAATTGTCTACATTTTCAGGCACGCCCTGACCGAGAGGATAAAGGAGTTTTACGAACAGCCGGTCAAACCGGCCCTGGAAAAACTGAACTCAGATATCCTGGTCCTGACCGAATACCTCTGGCAGGACAATCACCGCATTAATTCCCTTTTAGGGCTTCTCCATGAAGAATACTCCATGGTCAATCTTTCCTACAATTCAGGAATCCTGGGACTGGCCATTTTTATCGACGCTCAGAGCGGGGGACTGAAACGGAAAACCCTTGACCAGCTCGGTCTGGGTCTTTTCACCCACGTCCTGGGCCTGACCAGGGTTCCGGCTTTTATCCTGGAAAAAAAGACCAATCTTTCCAGGGATGAACAAAGTAAGCTCACCAATTATCCCATGGCTGGGGCCGGAATAATGCGCAAGCTGGATGTGCTTGAGGAAACCGTTTTAAACTGCCATCTGGATCATAAGGAACTCATGAACGGTTCAGGTATCCCCAGGGGACTGAAAGGCACTGAAATAAGCCTGGCTGGAAAAATAACCTCCACTGTTCATGCCTATTCCGAGCTGACCCTGCTTCGCAACAGTCAGGCCATTCCTGGGGAAAAGGCCCTGGAATACCTGATTCAATCCAGCACCAAATATGATCCCAAAATGACCAGGAGGCTGAACAAGATAATTTTAAATCTGCTGGTCAAACAAAAAATGAAAAAAAGCACTCCCCAGGCAAACCATGCTCCTGGAACCGCATAA
- the mraZ gene encoding division/cell wall cluster transcriptional repressor MraZ, with protein sequence MFRSHSQRSIDPKGRLMLPPEFRDIITEKSPEGKIMLTNFDDCVAAYPLADWEEIEQSFNQLNMANRKFRDFHRFFISGATQVCLDKQGRILVPPYLRTYAGITKEVVLAGVGRKFEIWDMSRFEAQRRKMEQDFDGIMDSLADNGFELRF encoded by the coding sequence ATGTTCAGAAGTCACAGTCAAAGAAGCATAGATCCCAAGGGCAGACTGATGCTGCCCCCGGAATTCAGGGATATTATCACGGAGAAATCTCCTGAAGGCAAGATAATGCTCACCAATTTTGATGATTGTGTTGCTGCCTATCCCCTGGCTGACTGGGAAGAGATTGAACAGAGTTTTAACCAGCTGAATATGGCCAACCGGAAGTTTAGGGATTTTCACAGGTTTTTCATATCAGGAGCCACTCAGGTCTGCCTGGACAAGCAGGGAAGAATTCTTGTCCCACCGTACCTGCGGACCTATGCCGGTATTACCAAGGAAGTAGTGCTGGCCGGAGTGGGAAGAAAGTTCGAGATCTGGGATATGTCCAGGTTTGAAGCCCAGCGGCGGAAAATGGAGCAGGACTTTGACGGCATAATGGATTCCCTGGCTGATAACGGCTTTGAGCTGAGGTTTTAG